AAGCCAACAGGGGCGGTTATCGCGGTCGCGACTTTTTCTGGATCGTTTCCTCTGGCTGTTCTATCGAAGTGGAAACCGATCCGGTTATCGCCGGCAAGTACGAGGTGTTTATCTCTTATGGCAAAGCCGGCGACGGCACCATTATGAAAATGTACGTGGACGGCGTGCCGCAGTCAACCTACATCGATTGCCACGGTGGCGGATATGAGGAAAAATCTTTGGGCGTATTCACCTTCGACGAGACGAAGAAGCACAAGTTCAAAGCCGAAGTAATCATCACTCCGGGCCGTACGGTAACGCAATGGGACGCCGTGATTTTCAAACCGGTGAAAGACTGACCGCGAGTATTCCATTTTTAAACAGGAATTAACATGAACAGAAATAAATTATCGAGACTGGTTTGGGCTTTGGCGGTCCCGTTGCTCCTGTCGGCTTGCGCCAAGGAGTGGGAAGACCACTACGAAGCCACGCCAGAGGGCGGAGAGCTGACGGTCTTGGCCCAGCTGAAGGCGTCGGGATACGGGGAATTTGCCGGGCTGTTGGAAAAAGCCGACCTGGCCGATAGCTTGGATATGGCCTCCAGCCCGTTTACGGTTTTCGCTCCGGCGAAAGGAAGCTTGGAAGCGCTCAAATCTTTGCCGGAAGCCGAACAGCGCAAAGCGTTGCGTTATCACATCAGCCCGAACTTGCTGTACGCTTATACAGTGGCCGGTGAGGAAGACCTTTTTCTGAAATCAAGATATATCAAAAACGTTAGGCTTAATAAAAAATCCGGCGTACTGACAGTCAATAATAACCTCAAGGTCACCAAGCCGGATATTATCTGCAAAAACGGGGTTATACACGAACTGGAAGCGCCATTGTTGCCAAACGACAACATTTACGAGGCTCTTGCGAAACTTGGCGACGAGTATTCGGTCCTTCGTAAATACGCCATAGAGCGCGACACTCTGGTTTTTGACAAAGAGCGGAGCGTGGCCATCGGCTCCGACAAATTCGGCCGTACGGTATACGACTCGGCTTGGAACGAGCGGAAATATTACTTTGAGCAGGTGGGCTCGATCGCCGACGAAGACGAGCGTTTTACCTTCCTCTGCCTTTCCAACGAAGCTTTGGAAGCCACTTACCAAGGTTTGGTCAAGCGCTACTACGGCGACAAGATCAACCTGCCCGCCGGTTTTGAGGAAGACAAAAAGCCATACGTTATCGAGACCATTTTGGAGTCGACCCTTGGCGTAATGGAATACGGAACGATCAAGGACGGCGACACGATCCGCCTGAGCAACGGGCGAAAACTGGTGCAAAGCGTTCAGGATTTCGGCGAAAGATCGGAACAAAACAGTAACGGGATTACGTATTTCCCTTCTTCTGTTCAGGTTTTGATGACCGACAGTATCACGACCGTCCAAAAGGCCGAGGTGGAATACTTTTCGGATTACAGGGCCGAGTTCTCATCCGTGGATTTGGGAATCGAAACGCCTAGCAGTGGCGGTAAACAGACTTTGCAGATCGTTTCGGAAGAAAAAGGTGCTTGGTTCGAATTCACGATCGAAGGCTTGGTGGCCGGAAAATACGCCGTAGTGGCCCGTCCGTGGGCTACAAAGTGCGGGACTTGCGAAATCCGTGTCGATGGCGAAATCCTCAACAAGGAATATAAGCCGCGTGTAAACTGGAGAAACGATGTGTTGGGCTTTGTGACTTTTGACGAATTCGGATCGAAGAAAATCCGCTTTACCATTACGGATGTCGATCGCTTCGAGGATAAGTACATGATGACGCTCGACAACGTGAGCTTTGTGCCCGTAGCGGAGTAATCTTTTTAATGATAATGAGATAGTTATGAACAAGTATATACACTTTTTCTTATCCGTTACTTTGGCCTTGTTGGTCGGCTTGCCGGGGGCTTGGGCCCAGGACGCCGGCCAAACGGTCAGGGGACGGGTGCTCGATGCCAGATCGAAGGTGCCTTTGGAGGGCATTAAGGTGACGGTGCCCGGCACGCAGGCCGAAGGCACAACCAACGCCGAAGGTGTTTACGAGATAAAAGTGCCGGCCAAATCGCCCGCGCTGGAATTCGTTTTCGCGGATTATCAGACCAAAAGGGTACACGTTTACGGACGTGAGACCGTTGACGTTTCGCTTTTCCGTATCGGCGAGTCGGTTTTGGGCGAGCAGGTCCATACGCTCGACGGCGACAAGCCTCTCAGGGGATTCGCCAACGCAGTGGCCGTTATCTCCGGCAAGGATATCGTAAAGCAGGGATACATTACCTTGGACCAAGCCATTCAGGGCATGGTGCCGGGCGTAATGGTGCGTAGCCGTTCCGGGCATCCCGGAGCGGGCGGTGATATGAGTATCCGCGGATTCGCTTCCATTAGCGGAAATTCTTCGCCGCTGATTATCGTGGACGGTTATATCTACGAAACCCGCTTCGGCGACGATTCCCCGATCGACGGATACCGTTCCAATCCTCTGGGCGGTATAAACCCCCGCGATGTGGAATCTGTGACCGTAATCAAGGACGGAACGGCCGGCTACGGAGCCATGGGCGCCAATGGAGTGATCATGATCGAGACGCTTCGTCCGGATTTGTCGAAAACTTCCGTAAACGTGGGCTTGTCTACCGGCACGGTGTTTAAGCCTGAATCTATGCCTGTGTTGGACGCTTCGCAATACAAAAACTACGGCTTGGAACAGCTTCAGAGCCAAGGCCTGACTTATGCCGAGATAATGGAGAAATATCCGTTTATGGTGGATCAGGCTGTTTTGGCGGAAAAACACCGCTACAGCCACGATACCGACTGGCAAGACGAAGTGTTGCAGGGCGGAATGTTCAACAACTTCAACATTAGCGTAGAAGGCGGTGACAACGTAGCCACTTACGCCCTCGCCGCCGGATACACTAGCAAAGACGGCGTAATCAAAAACACCGATTACGACCGTTACGATCTGCGCTTTAACGCCGACCTTAAGCTCTTGCAAAAACTTACGGTAAGGCCTCGGATCAATTTTGCGTATACAAATAACACTATGCGTGACCAGGGCGTGAATTCGACGGTGAACCCGTTTACCGCAGCCATGGCCAAGTCGCCGATTACCGGGCCGTTCAAGATGAGCGATTTCGGCGTGGCGCTTCCGCATTACGATCCTGTGGACGCCTTCGGGTTCAGCAACCCGCGCTCATTGGTCGATAACGTAAAAATCAGCGACGATAACTACCGCATGTTTATCGGTATGGACGCCACTTACGCCATCACCGACGCATTTAGGGTGGTGGTTTCCGGAAATATCGACTTTATGAAAGGGCGGATCAACCGCTTTATCCCGAAAACTGGCGTAGTGCCGCAGGTTTCGGGCGAGGCGCTTAACTCTATGGACGCCTTGGTTCGCCGTTATCTTTCTTACTATGGAGAAGGCCGTCTGGATTATTCGAAACTCTTGGCCAAAAGGCACTCGGTACGCTTGGTAACGGGCGTTCGCGTAAAAACCAGCGAATTCGAAAATGACTTGGGACGGGATATGAACTCCGCTTCCGACGAATTCACTACCGTCGGCCGTAGCGAGAAATTCGAAACCCGAAGCGTGTCGGGCGGAGAGTTGCTGAACAACTGGGCGTCATATTTTGCCAGAGGCAATTACGCCTACCTTGATAAATATTACCTCTCGGCTTCGGTATCTGTGGACGGATCTTCCCGATTTGGCCAAAACAATAGGGTAGGCGTCTTCCACGCCGTTTCCGGTGCTTGGAGAGTGTCGTCGGAGTCGTTTTTGAATAAAATCAGAAACCTCGACGACGCAAAACTCAGGGTAAGCTACAGCCTTACCGGCAATGACGATATCGATCCGAACGCATCTAGATATCTGTATGTAGCCAGTCCGTATAGCGATATTTCGGGCTTGGTTCGGGGAAATGTTTTTAACCCGAATCTTCAGTGGGAAAGCCATAAGCAAATCAACTTTGGCGGTGATATTTCCCTGTTTGG
This Fulvitalea axinellae DNA region includes the following protein-coding sequences:
- a CDS encoding fasciclin domain-containing protein, which gives rise to MNRNKLSRLVWALAVPLLLSACAKEWEDHYEATPEGGELTVLAQLKASGYGEFAGLLEKADLADSLDMASSPFTVFAPAKGSLEALKSLPEAEQRKALRYHISPNLLYAYTVAGEEDLFLKSRYIKNVRLNKKSGVLTVNNNLKVTKPDIICKNGVIHELEAPLLPNDNIYEALAKLGDEYSVLRKYAIERDTLVFDKERSVAIGSDKFGRTVYDSAWNERKYYFEQVGSIADEDERFTFLCLSNEALEATYQGLVKRYYGDKINLPAGFEEDKKPYVIETILESTLGVMEYGTIKDGDTIRLSNGRKLVQSVQDFGERSEQNSNGITYFPSSVQVLMTDSITTVQKAEVEYFSDYRAEFSSVDLGIETPSSGGKQTLQIVSEEKGAWFEFTIEGLVAGKYAVVARPWATKCGTCEIRVDGEILNKEYKPRVNWRNDVLGFVTFDEFGSKKIRFTITDVDRFEDKYMMTLDNVSFVPVAE
- a CDS encoding SusC/RagA family TonB-linked outer membrane protein, which gives rise to MNKYIHFFLSVTLALLVGLPGAWAQDAGQTVRGRVLDARSKVPLEGIKVTVPGTQAEGTTNAEGVYEIKVPAKSPALEFVFADYQTKRVHVYGRETVDVSLFRIGESVLGEQVHTLDGDKPLRGFANAVAVISGKDIVKQGYITLDQAIQGMVPGVMVRSRSGHPGAGGDMSIRGFASISGNSSPLIIVDGYIYETRFGDDSPIDGYRSNPLGGINPRDVESVTVIKDGTAGYGAMGANGVIMIETLRPDLSKTSVNVGLSTGTVFKPESMPVLDASQYKNYGLEQLQSQGLTYAEIMEKYPFMVDQAVLAEKHRYSHDTDWQDEVLQGGMFNNFNISVEGGDNVATYALAAGYTSKDGVIKNTDYDRYDLRFNADLKLLQKLTVRPRINFAYTNNTMRDQGVNSTVNPFTAAMAKSPITGPFKMSDFGVALPHYDPVDAFGFSNPRSLVDNVKISDDNYRMFIGMDATYAITDAFRVVVSGNIDFMKGRINRFIPKTGVVPQVSGEALNSMDALVRRYLSYYGEGRLDYSKLLAKRHSVRLVTGVRVKTSEFENDLGRDMNSASDEFTTVGRSEKFETRSVSGGELLNNWASYFARGNYAYLDKYYLSASVSVDGSSRFGQNNRVGVFHAVSGAWRVSSESFLNKIRNLDDAKLRVSYSLTGNDDIDPNASRYLYVASPYSDISGLVRGNVFNPNLQWESHKQINFGGDISLFGERVRVSADYFESEITDMVNYALLPVVYGQTFYASNGGAMENKGWEIGLNVRAYDRGETSVDFGFNIAKYENKVTSLADNKATQISETGVLGKEPYQLLDINGGQVLTQVGRPVNSFYGFQTAGVYTTSEQAAADGFKNFKKESFRGGDIRFVDQNGDKIIDDRDKTAIGSPLPDMFGSFLTNFRHKRISVRMLWDFAYGHDVFNYTRMKMESMSGMGNQSEAVANRWRREGQQTDIPRLAYGDPMGNAAFSDRWIEDGSFARLRDLTVSYDFRLPNKKIFQSVNVFASGQNLLTLTDYLGATPDVSPSGNVMRLGADYGGVPFSASLIFGVNIGL